From the genome of Venturia canescens isolate UGA chromosome 11, ASM1945775v1, whole genome shotgun sequence:
CCGTCACCGAATCCGCTGGAAAGGGATCTTGATCAGATTTGATTGATTGCAGAAGGTGAATGTGGGAAATGATCATTTTGATAGTTTTAGAAAGGTTCATTCCATTCTTACCCAAAGGTCCACCAGATGTCGAAGCACATAACGTTGAGCCACGAGAAGGCGGAGATCCAAGAAAACAAAAGCGTAAAACCTTCGAAATAAAGGCAACGAAAAAGTAGAGAGTGGTCGAGACAAATTAAAATTGCTTCATTTGGATAAACCTACCgagaaatttacaaaaaacttTTGACGACTGCAGCTGATCTCCGTCATCGTTATCGTGATTGCCAATGTCCGCAGGCGTGGCTAGAGCCACTGTCGCCAGAGTTGCGTAAGCCACGATCAAACTGAACACGTGACTCATCAGTGTTTTTCCATGAAGATTTTGCAGTGACGGTAGGCAGATGTACACGAGCAGTGTCAATATCAGGAAGAAACAACTGGATAGTTGAAAGCTCGCAAAAATTTGATACCTGCCGAAAAGATCCACGGCTTCATTCATTCCTATTTCGGATCCAAAAGATATTTTGATGACAGTGCAACAGATCAGTATAGGTCCCTGGGGAAAGTCCAtaaaaaagttctcattgGGACTCAAATGCAATCCAAATTGGTCCCGAAACGGGACTTTTTTCGCCTCCCTCGATTTGAACTAAATGAATCCTTAATTGTCACGAATCGTCATTTGGGATTTTTGAGGGGACAAATTACAATATAAAAGTCCTTAATTATGCGACCTCGAGTCCCATAAGATCCGAGATTTTTCTTTAGCTCGCTCTTCTGGCCACTAAGGTCATTATGGCCATTAAATCCCAACTGGGATTTTTTGGGACTCACTGGTCAGTGAATAGATGAAAtaagaggaggaaaaaatagaataaGATTTAGTAGAATTCGAGACTGTGATCGATGATGGGAAGGAATAATAAACTTCGCTGACAAAACTATGATTTGCTTACCGCAGAGGAGACTCTTTGATCGCGAATATCGATTCTTCGATGCAAATGAAAGGTTGCAGTTTGTATGATCCCTTTTTTCCTGCAGGCGAAGTGATTTCCAAGCAGTATTCATTAGTAGCGTATGTTCGATAGAATTTGAGGCTGAATTGACCTCTAGGCGTGATGAACCACTCTTCGGAACGGTCAACGAGAAACTGTCCATATTTGCAGGGATTTCCGATCAGAAGACCGTAATCTTTCATAACAACCGGAAACAAAtatagaggaagaaaaaagcaggGGATAAGAAATGTTCACATTTGAATCAGCCCAAAAGTCCCaacatttcaaaattctagaatttcgaataatttgaaaCTGAAAGTTCACTCCAGAGTGAGCTTCCACTAGCATAAAGGAAGGACTAAACCTTCTATGTTCATAgacgacagaaaaaattagacTTTATCCGTTCGAATGGCACAAATTCCACGAATTCAAAAATAGCCAAATTCGTAatctttagaaaatcttaatctttagaaaaattaataagtatTTGGAACTTcgcgtccgccatattggatccaccattttgaatttaaaaaatctgacTTCATGTTCGTGATCAGGGACTATAAAACCCCTAGATATCCCTTTTTAGTGGAATTGGTTCAATATTAGAGCTTTGAGCTAATTTTTTGTAGGGTGGGATCGTGGCAGTCCCACTGGGACGGGATgggttaaaaaattatgaaattataatttttctacAAAGTCTAAACGAGTAATTTTTAGCACTGAAAAATTTCGTGTTCTTTTAGATTTTGGGTTCAGAAATGTTAACCCAAGACGGTCACACCTCATGAGAATCCTGTGGTGGTCAGATGGGGTGTATCACACCCCAAGCACTTTAGAGCGCTGTAGCATTTCGTAGAATTATTTTGGGGGCTCAACAAAAATTGAGAACATATTTCAAACGTTTCTCTATTATCCTATCCAAGAACGGAACGAAAATTTGAGTTTGAagtatgtttaaaaaattcttgaaaaaatattcgcgaAAAAgaccttttttttaaaaaaatgatgtattttttttgttttttgacatATCAACAAAATTCAAGCAGGATCTGATTTGTGAAAGCATTCTCTTTCTGGTGAGTATAATAGTTTTTGTGGGTTTTTTAAAAAGTATATTTATTCCGCACTATGAACATGCGGGTTTCACCGGCAAAATGATGTACAAGAtgtcaatgatttttcatgtaaGATGATAATTcctttattcaaaaataaaaaagtaatgtaaaaataataataatacagcGAAATaatgttataaaaataaattcactgAATGCCCAGTGCACATTTGGTGCACAGATGGCCTGGGGTGTGTCACACCCCATGTGACCGTCTTGGGTTAAAGGAGATCGGACgtgacgaaaaaatttcgagcagCTAAAGACCGGGACTTACCAGGAGAATGCATGAACTCCGAGGAAGAAGATAATCCTCTGGTGATGGATTCATTCATCAAGAGTCTATGGAAGCTTCCCAGCGGAACTTTATcagaaatcgtttttttacattcgGCGTCAATTATGATTTCACCTTCTGGACAACATTTTCTAATGCAAGGATTAATATCGCAGTATTTGGAGTCACTACAGACTCTAACGAGCGGAAATTCGATTCCGGAATCGAAGCAACTGCTGTTTTCGTTTGTCACTATCGTTACCGAACTATTGCCATCTCTCGTTGCCACCATAATCTATTTGTTGgcatataataaaaaaaaaaacagaatgaaaatatttcctaCATGAGCTTAAAATCTTGTGGatcgaaaagaagaaaaatatgtaaacGTCTCCCCCCCtcatcttcttcttcctctttttctttttttggtctTAAGAGATTTTACAGGAAGGGCATTTATCAGGCTAATTTTTCCCTGCAACGCCGCTTTTGATGACGTTTTACGGTTCGcgtggaaagaaaaagaaaaaacgaatctcacgaaacaatcattaaaaaaataaaataaattaaattgaattaaGGTTGTTCAATAGCAAAACCCGATTCCTTAgggaaattttgaataaaatatatgtcgcgcagaaaaatctaacgaatcgATTACAAAAAAGTAGTTCTACCGTAtagtttttcagatattgcAAGTTAAAGTTTTATGGTTTCTCCATCAGAACACATGGTAATcgttaaacaaaaaatgtgtagcaaaataactcgagaacAGTCCttacgattttgattttaaaaaacacagtGTTAAAGTATCTTCtgaagataaaataaaaaaaaaaacacatgatTTACCGtctattttttgagaaaaaattgattgtaataaaaatcgtacgaGAATTTGAGTGGGAGAATTTCAAGGTTCGTGACGTGGCAACGCCGTCGCGTGAGACAAACCACTTTAGGACGTTGCGCTCGTCTCAGACAGTTGCCTGCGTacactgagagaaaaaattattgaatttgagaacATGTATTTACTTATTAAATCAAAGTATtgtttcgattatttatttgttgaacCAAGACAATCACTGTTGATTTGAAAgcatattttcatggatttaTTACTTCATTATATTAAACTCTTATTTAATAGGATCAATTAGATGCATGAtagatttgattaaatttttattgattagattaattacatttatcgcatcaaaaacattaaattatttgaatctaCAAAACGAATTCAATACgaaattgcttttttcgaacaaattattttcttgcaatgaattcatcattattttgtttctaaaaatatgtttattaaaataaattttaatattaaataaGAGTTTAATATAATGAAGTGATAGATccgtgaaaatatgttttcaaatTAACAGTGATTATCATGGTtcacaaataaataatcgaaataatatttttcgcaACTTATATGATATTCTTTTCAGTTTATATCTAACAATGTGGTAGTAGTCTAGTGGATAACGTGCGTACTTAGAAAAATGTAGGGAGGTAGGTAGGTAGATCGGTATCGAATCTCCATGCAGgtaggaatttttcttcgattaaaATAGTTTCAGAGTTGCACCATAAACTGTGATTGACCATCACGGGcagtgaaaaatgattttgcaaTTGATAACATAATATAGTTAAAATACATAAACAATATAATATAGTTAAAATCATGGTTCATAAAAAGAATAAGTGCTTCTTTCAAAAACATGCATTTTTGAATCATAAAATGTGTTATTGATTCaaactaataaaaaattgttagaTTAAAGCAACTACTatttttgaaacaaaaatttataaaatttactgAAATAAATTAACCAAGTAAATATATGAGAGAACCaatctaatatgttttggcgaataatgaaataaatgattttttcgcttCAAAACTACATTTTATTGGTtctagtaattttttttctcagtgtacagTGTTGCCACGATTTATGCGCTTCCGAGCGTTCATTTGTtacataaaagaaaaaatataaaaattccaaaatcacgagcagttatgaaattttaataaaatattgtaaccACATATATTTTGTTTAACTGATCATTAACGacaatttcaatgatttttagaacatatttcacaacgaataatgttcACACAGGAAGGGGGCTGGACCATGcatattttttatacggcATTTAGCTattgaactaccttaaataaaataatcattcgAAGCACGTAAAAAGTACTTCAAATATGAGGAATTCCGAAGATACGCAAAATATTCTGATCACCTCGAGAGTTTGAACTTTTTTGAGGACTCTTAAGTCGTTGGTGATATTGACGGGATAGTCGAGAATGGCGTATTCGCATTTAGGGGGTCCTCTGACAACGCTGACGAAATTGGAGGCTGATTTTCCCTCCATTATTTGGTAGTACAAAGAAACAGCGTTACGTTCGATGGCGCTGCTGTTCGAGACAGGAATGCAGTCGCGTTGTTTCACGTCGTAAAAAGTGCCTGAAGAGCAGCAAATGCTCAGGCTCCCTAAGTTCGGGGAATCCCCAAAATCTGTTGTCAAATTCAAGTTATTATTCGGCACATTTTCTTCACTACAGTCAAAAACTATTGGAATTTTGCGGGAGAGCTTTTTGTCCCACAAAATGTCGACGCAATAAGTTGGCAAAGCACCAATTATCGTGCCCTCATGTAAACGCGAAATCACACTCAAGTGTTCCGTGTCGTTGCAGCCTATGAACTGGTCACTTTTCAAAACACGCTTCAAGTAGTACAGCTCCCGATCTCTCTCTCCGGAATAAACGCAACCGAAATTCTTTTCGACCGATACAACTTGGTCGCGTGGACAACACTTTGCCAACTTAAAATGTCCTCTCGCTACAATTATTTTATCCCAAAGCCAAAACGTCAGCAGCCATGTGAGTTGAAGGCTTTTCCGGGTTCCTGCTCTCCTCCCATTGCGGTACATgaacattttacttttttagacttttcagaaattttcctGAATTTCTTGACCTTTTATGAGGATTTTTAGACTTTTTTTCTAGCCAATTCTCAAACCGTGTTCCGgctttctaattttttttgagatccgatttttgaaagtatttttttgtttcgcctGTTttagaattttcagttttttttcaatgaattcctcactttttccaggTCTACGATTCGTTTTTAAGGCTTCTAAAAGCCTGCAAGGTCTATGATGTTTTATTAGTGTGTTGATTAACGTTTCGAGTGCGATTAGTTTTCAAGAGCTTTTGAAGATGctttgagaaattttcttttactcattttttcactcaaatttTTAGAAAGATCAACacttcgaaaattgagaatgaaaattccaCAACTGAAAATCCGTATAAAGAATCCAAATCCAAAAGAACCGTTGTAAAGACGCTTTTTTtcagtcttttttttttttaaaaacaaatcATTGGAAAGTATTCCAATCACGCGTATCTCAGGTGCTCCCTGCTCGAGCGCGCCAATTCGACTAAGTTTCTGAACAGAAGAAGACAAGCTCGCCGGTTCCAAAAAGAAAAGTAGCGGGGGGAAAGACCTTTTCACCTCCACTCGTTTCGATGAATCTTTAAATGTGAGCATCAAATTAGTAATTTATTTCGGAGTAGTGCCGTTCAGTTATCTgatcgagttaaaaattcCCGGCAATATATTCGGTGGAATTTTTAATGGCACAATAAATAATTAAGCTCGGATATAGAACACGAATTCATAAATAAGTCCATCTTTCAAATAGTTATGGTTATTGAATTATTGATTAAGGTATTTGACgccataaaaaatatttttttgtagggaatttTATTCTCTACGATCATAAGTGAACGAGATTTcggttttcaaatttttcttgcgtgttcttataaaaaattgaggtCCGTGATGAGCCAGCCCAAATAACTATAAATTCGTACAGCGCCAAGGCATTAATAACTCTGCAACGGTTTTCTCGTTTTTGTGATTATAAGCGACGTTCAAAACTTTTCACGAATTACTGTGCTATGAAATACTTATTCACTGGTAATTATGCCTCTTATAATTGATAACACGAATATTCAACACCGGTAAACGTAAATCAGAACAGCTATAAGTAAAATAATGTtgggctttttttttactccgaaGTGTTGATCCTTACAATGACAATATTCATGTACATTTTCAGTGTTAGACTCATTGCTATAATAGAAtctgtctattttttgtgacatATCAACAATGGCCTCTTACGCTATTGTTATACCGTTGACTGTTACCACCCACCTCGTCGGGTTCGAAATCGTATAATCTAACGATTTTACACGTCATAGAATTCATCAACGGAATAAGAAGCGAAAAATAGACCGGAAATTTTGTCAACTTGTGACATTCCAACGTGCTCTTTTCTGCAACAATCAATAATAACGTTTTCGATCTactgtcaaaaaaattttgaaattctcattcCGAAAtagttttattgttgaatGACTCTTTGGTAGAAGTAAACTTTAttcttcgataaattttatCGTAAATGTCAGAACGCCAGAAGTACGTCgagtcaaaaaaatatttttgaaagagGTACAAAGACGATTCAATATATTGAACGAGAAGAAAACATCCATATAGATTAGATTAGGGTTAACAGGggtgttttcgaatttctttgcTCTCAGGGGCTCTCAGATGCTtccaaatcgataaaaaataattccctgaaaatttgagctctTAATATCAACTCTAAGATAGTCCGCACTTCAACCTAAGATTGGAGAATAAcatgggaaaaatttctttcgttcttcaGTATTTTATAACTCTGGGacaaattaattgaaaatttcgagtcaTATATATCTGCATACAGAATTTtacgctctacaaaaaaggtctcttatgATTTGTAGCTAAGTCTATTGGTTTAACAGTTATTTGAGCTCaaagattaatttttttatctctatcaatattatcaaggatatttatcaaataatCACTTGCGTTATAAAATATATTACATATTTgtagtaattttttaatatttataaccaatatatatgtaaatacaatttcatttttggaaTTGGTTTACCTGTATCTTACACAcacaaattcgaaagtcgagtacaacggtcaattatttttgtttaaattctttggtttatagtttttttacataatagtattttcttttttgagttaaattttcaaagcctttaCTCAGaaaaaagatagtctcggcgagctcgggatACTTCGACAAGCACTCCATTGCTTTGCGCTGGTTCTCGAATATCACGGCCACATATCTGCATGCAGATCCCTCCGTGTCCCAGAATGTTATTAGAATTGTATTTtccgaatatattttttgaaaaaaaatttcgatataaTTTATGTTAGAAAAATTTTGctgaaatcaaaattttcttattgaattttttaataaggAGCTAatttatgtttattgaatattATTGAGCTGAAACCGGCGGCACTGCAATGCCGGTACAACTCGTATCCGCCCCGAGCAAGCCCGTGGGTCCAGattagtttcaaaaatcagatTAATATTCTGGCTCTCCAATGGAGAGCGTATCAGATATTAAGCTGATAAGAACAGATACTACACTTTGATCTTAGCCATAGGCCGAGAAGCGATACCAAATCGTGCCTGCTCGTCGTTTAAGTAAAGTTTCGAGGCACGATTCGCTGACGAGAAAGTCAAGACGATGCGACGTCTAGCAACCGTTTCGGGTACTAAAGTACTAACGCTCTCCTCGACGGGGACTCGTGAAAGCTCGGCCTTCTTCGTGCTAGCTCGCGTGTCGGCACGTCGCGCAGCAACGAATATGCGTCACCAGAAAGAATTATTAGAAGTAAAAATACAGTATACAGTAGAACTTCGGTGTATTGCGGTGACCGAGTTTGCGAAGAAGTGTGGTCGAACTGTAATGTTTTATAACCTGTCAccaacgagttttttttagaGACTAATTCatagaatttgatttttcatgcatctatattattttttaaaaaactataAGAACTTTGACGATGTCCAAAGAAAAACCATTTTACCTAATAATTATAAGTAGTTTTGGTAAATATGCAGAAGTGGGGCTCCACCCCAAAACGgctcagaatttttttttatgaattcagGGCTATACTATGGCAAGGAAATATGTATTTTATGGTAGCGGAAAGCTGCAAAAaccattaaaaattatataaattcaaaatttatggAATTCCGAAAACTTCGATAAAGTTGCACttatattcgaaatatttggaTAAACTTCTGAAAAGCCCATACTCCCAATCAAGTCTGTAGCATCTTTGgatgtgtgtggaatcgttgggcgGGTCTGGAACATCTTTGgatgtgtgtggaatcgttgggtgggtctgaaGCACTTTTGGATatgtgtggaatcgttgggcTGGTCTGAAGCACTTTTGgatgtgtgtggaatcgttgggcgGGTGTGGAGCATCTTTGgatgtgtgtggaatcgttgggcgGGTCTGAAGCACTTTTGgatgtgtgtggaatcgttggtCTGAAGCACTTTGAATGTGTGTGGAATTGTTGAGCGGGTCTGGAGCATCTTTGGATGggtgtggaatcgttgggcgGGTTTGGAGCATCTTTAGATGTAGTATAGTTTTCCCAtcatatataaatttttctagcgtcaatatttatcgcaataaacacgaaaaaccctgaaaagtcgtttttttcgagatttgaccttgaaaataaaaaatgcggcCATCTTGCCTATCATATTCGTAATCAGCGCGTCAAAATACATAAGTATACCAAATTTCAGATCGATCTGGGGTATGGGCTTTTCGGAAGTACACccaaacattgatttgaacgAATGTAAAAATTCCTATGACGATCTGTGTCATGTTTTTGGGTCAATAAGGTCATGCGCCACCATAATATTGCTTCTTATCACGTTGCCCATTCATAaagaacttaaaaaaaaaaattagcccGATTGTAGGTGGAGCCCCACTTCTGCATAATTACCGtagttttcattaaaaattcaatttttcaatttcaccaTCATTATTGTGTCGAAAGTGATGAATATCTAATACAACGTTGACATTGATTTTCAGGAAATCCAGGATGAAAAACAATTGCGCCTGATAGAACGTCGCGAAGCAATTTGGAAACAGCAAGAACTACAcgcaataaaattgaagattgctgaagctgaaaaaaaaattgtttccctAAAACTTTCGAGTGCAAAGCTTTTGCATAGTTTAGAACGAGCAACAAACGCATAGTTCAAAACTATTTGAGATTAAttccattcttttttttttattgagtttTATGAAAGCACTACACATAAtggtgaattttcaaaactgtttttctagtaaaaaaaacattttgttacCCGTTTCATGATTGTGTATTTCCTTCAATTTTGACTCATCCCTCAGAATGTaaataattttcagatttttttctggttaTAGTATTGCGAAGTTATTGAGAAATgtataaaatgaattattgttttgtaaaataaattttatttttataaccaATATATGTaaatacaatttcgttttgcttcgtcatagaggaagctatgtgacgatgaaatttttttttccatttttcaatgtcaatgtgcacaaaatgtcccaaaacatcgaaaaatcatatctagaaaaaatgtccggatgatggatgtgtgtgtatgtgtgtgtgtgtgcgcgcgtgcgtccgtgcgtgcgtgcgtgcgtgcgtgtcgTGTGAGCGTGCGTCtgtgtgtgtatgttatggcactgcaaaattcaaacgcttataactcgaaaacgatttgagatacagggctaccgtttttcATAGATGTTAATCTGAACAAGCTCTTCGTTCTcagataattttgtcagaatttggaaaaaaaatacgaatcctacgacgttttgaaaaaaagggtgtcgacgctctaacttgtggaaattttaagatttattactaattttgtttttataaataattatcataataggaaggttggtattgaatttgggaaatattggctttaatttttggaaattttgtaagatattgtgtacaagtctgtacttcctctatattTCTTCTTCTTATATATTCATATTATCGATACTATATGTCTATACTAATATCATAAATGTAAAAGTATCATCGTTTATCACGCCTTGACAACTgaacgaaatttctttttttatggatttaaacaaagagataaattaaagttcgtaaaagaaggtagagaaaatacattatttccttgtataaaaaagaaatgctgaaaattgaaatttgcaaattgctttttcaagatggtcaagatgcacggtgctcaaagcttactcttgaggtgctatattttttattttgtcacCCTCTCACTACACAAGTACCCCAAACAAACCGaaagaattattaaaaaaaaaatgattgatgaCCTTTATCCAgtaatatttatcaaaaaggatgaaaattgatttgtaTTGTTGTAAGtggtaataattttttttccggtgTATctcgataataataaaagtgtttaaaataaaatatgaagattcCCAACAGATTCATTATAATCATCACAAACCCGTATTTACagtcagttttcaaatataagTTTGTTTTTAAGACTCGAATTTCAAAAGCGAACACTTCATACGTTGATGAAAATGAGACTTAAAAAAACCGAGTTGTATTTAAAAACTTACTGCGAATCCGAGCCATAAATAAATTGTGAGTAACCACatacttttttgttatttttaaaatataaaaaaagtttgcGGTTCCCATAAAATGACGTGAAATTCGTAATGTATCAATattatgttttaaaaaaatgcagagatTCGAGAAGTTGTAAAGATTAACATCTCTTGAAAACAGAAGCTTCGAAACAAAGTTATATGTGTTTCAATTTTACATATACGAATATACGCAAATACACAAAAAGGAAAAcatgttttataaatattattttaaaaaattgtaagacATTTTAAGCACGTTCACATTGAACCAGAAAATATtaaacaatataaaaattgaaattatagTAATCGTATTTGGATAATACCTAGTatggtatttttttcaactttgctTTACAGCTTTCAGAGATCCCATCTTCTTACACATATCGTCATAAATGCTTATTGGGAATGTTCATAGTCAGTATGAACATATTTGGCTAAAAACCAActaaaatgtaaaataataatataacgatatttttatatatatttttgcctaataaatcttttcaaaatttaattataaatacgaatttagaaaaaaaatcatagagCTGATAtatgtttttgaaatttggaaaagttaaaagtcgataaataagttagaattttatttataaaaaaacaaaaagtaacaaattgctttctcaagcttttaaaaaaatgctgaGGTCTTCCTCTAATTGTaagaggaagccaaaatgaaaaatatagcacctcatagaggaagtttggagcatcgtgcatcttgaccatcttgaccTTGAAGaaacaatttgcaaatttcaattttcagcatcgttttctaaacgattttctaaaagagcaagtaattttctacgaaaaagttcctagtagaagtttgtttgtgaaacgaaaaatttgatttcgacagttttataaaaattttttttctatcgatccaacttcgaagggtgatagcacgagaatggttgctccaagctgaatgttcataaggactttttttgtaggggaatcgattttctataaaaacatatcatTGTCGGTTttgtacgattttttcctgaagagttatgatacaatgatcggaggtctcaatcatttcctgggttattcttatagaaaatcttcaaacgcaaagcgccattcgaaaaaattttttggtgagctctccttctgggattttttttttttcaccttgaatcacctttttcggctgg
Proteins encoded in this window:
- the LOC122418174 gene encoding G-protein coupled receptor Mth2-like; this encodes MEGKSASNFVSVVRGPPKCEYAILDYPVNITNDLRVLKKVQTLEIMVATRDGNSSVTIVTNENSSCFDSGIEFPLVRVCSDSKYCDINPCIRKCCPEGEIIIDAECKKTISDKVPLGSFHRLLMNESITRGLSSSSEFMHSPDYGLLIGNPCKYGQFLVDRSEEWFITPRGQFSLKFYRTYATNEYCLEITSPAGKKGSYKLQPFICIEESIFAIKESPLRYQIFASFQLSSCFFLILTLLVYICLPSLQNLHGKTLMSHVFSLIVAYATLATVALATPADIGNHDNDDGDQLQSSKVFCKFLGFTLLFSWISAFSWLNVMCFDIWWTFGGFGDGDISNSRRSRTHRKRFLMYSLYAWGLAILITVCGIVADETNFFPDNLRPHVGTDSCTFERNVRYYGEVLFFVGPVMIQLLVNCVFFILTAMYCSKVKAEIARVMTTRNDPRNKRFRADKTRFLMNVKLFIVMGVSWCPEMISAILNHYAATLAWQTEFFYPFDVLNSLQGVVIFILFIFKRKVYRALKERFYIGRKSNNVNPTSLSTSQTDRNSSIPS